GGGCTGGCGATGCCGTTCATCCGCATTTGCGATTGCCAGGTGGCGCCGACCCCGGCCGTGGCGCTGGCGGTCAAGCAGCTCAAGGCGGCGGCGGGCGTGGTCGTAACGGCCTCCCACAATCCGGCCAGCGACAACGGCCTCAAGCTGTTCGCCCCCGGCGGGGTGAAGTGGAGCGAAGTCGAGGAAGCCGCCTTCGAGGCTCGCATCGACACCCTCGACGAGGTGTCCGCCGGTCCGCTCCCCCCTGTTTACCTGCACGACGCACGCCGCCACTACCGCCAGTTTGCGGAAGAGACCCTTGGGGCGGAAGCGCTTTACGGCATGGTCATCGCCCTCGATGCGGCCAACGGCGCGACCGCATTGACCACCCGCGAGGTGCTGGAGTCCCTTGGTGCCCGCGTCTACGCGATCGGTGTCGAGCCCGACGGCCAGAACATCAACGACGGCGTGGGCAGCGAACACCCGGAGCGCCTGGCGGAGATCGTGCAGGAGCAGAACGCGCGCCTTGGCATCGCCCACGATGGCGATGGCGACCGTCTGGTGCTGGTCGACGAACACGGCCAGATCGTGGATGGCGACGCGCTGCTCGGCCTGCTCGCGCGCGAGCTGAAGGCACAGGATCGCCTCGCCCACGACACCCTTGTCACCACCAGCGTGAGCAATCTGGGTCTCGACCTCTCCCTCAAGGCCCACGGCATCAAGGTCGTGCGCGTCGGGGTGGGGGACCGTCTCGTGTTCCACGAGATGCAGCGCCACGGCTACACGCTGGGCGGCGAAAACAGCGGCCACCTCATCATCGGCGACCGCATGATGACGGGGGACGGCTTGGGCGCGGCCCTTGAGGTGCTCAAGGTCATGCGCCGCACCGGTCGTCCCTTGAGCGAGCTGGCGCGCGATATCGAGCTGCTGCCTCAGCTCAAGGCCAACCTGCGCGTGCAGGAAAAGGTGCCACTCGACCAGTTGCCCGACTACGAGGCTGGCATCCAGCAGCTCGAAGCTGCGCTGGCTGGCGAAGGCCGCATCCTCGTGCGCTATTCCGGCACCGAGCCCAAGATCCGCCTCCTCGTCGAAGCCAAGGACCCGGCCAAGGCCCAGCAGACCTTCGCCGCGCTCAAAGAGCTGACGGCGAAGCATCTGAAGCTGGTCTAGGCCATGGAGCCGCTCGGCAAAGCCATCGTCTGCCTCGGCCTGCTACTCGTCGTAGTGGGCCTGGTCGTCTGGCTCGCGGGCGGTCGCGGCTGGCTCGACTGGTTTGGCCGTTTGCCGGGCGACGTGCGCTTCGAAAGCGGCAGCACGCGCGTCTACTTTCCGGTCGTCACCTGCATCGTCGTCAGCATCGTGCTGAGTCTGGTGATGTGGCTGTTCCGGCGGTAGGCATGGCCAGTGTCAGGTTGAGGGGACCTTTTCGCAGTGGCACCCCTTCAGGGTGCATTCTTGAGGCTTGAAAACCCGGGGTGTCGATCCGCTAACGCGGACCTCAACCCCGGGCTAAGAGATGGCAAGCCGTTGGCTTGCTGGATGATGCAGCATCCCGGAGGGATGCCACTAGCTTAGCCGGTGGTTGAGGACGCTTGGCGTCCGACACCACCGGATGGTACCGCGCCAGAAAATGCACCCCGGAGGGCGTGCCACTGCGGCGAGGTCCACTCAACGCGACACTAGTTGCTCGGCGAGGAGCCCCACCTTTCAACCCTCCAAAAATAAAACCGGACGACTCCTCGGGGAATCGTCCGGCGACATGGATTTGATGGAACTCTGATGAGTAAAGGGGCGTCTTAGCCGTTGCGCTTGCGGCGGTAGGCGACGAAGCCGAGGGTGGCGAGGCCGGCCAGGATGGCGTAGGTGCGCGGTTCGGGCACGGCGGCCAGTTGGGCAATCGCGATGTTCGACATGTAGTCGATCGTCACGCCGTCGAGCGAGCCGATGGCGAAGGTAAAGTTGTCGAAGGAGATGCCTTGGGCCTCGTAGCCGTCGGTCTGCTCCGGGAAGTAGAATTCGAAGTAGATCGTTTCACCAGCGGCGATCGGGCGGTCGGAGATGTTGAGGCCCAGCGCGGTGGTGTCGAAGGGCATGTCGCCCGCCGCCCCGCCCGGCACATCAGTGGAGGCCGTGTAATCGAGGTTGCTGTAATTGCGGTTTGGCGTGCTGCCGTCCGGGTCGATGTAGTTAAACTTCCAGTTGCTGGCCTTGCCGCCGTTATTGCCATGCCAGTGCTCGGCATCGAAGCCCACGTAGTAGGAGTCGATGGTAAAGCTCAGGTTGTTGGTAAATCCGATGCGGATGGAGGCGGAGTAGCCTTCGTTGGGCAACATACCGAAAGAAAAATCGCCGTTGCTGCCGTAGCTGTAGATGCCGCCCAGCTCGCTGGTGCCGTCGCTGCGGCCCAGATAGCCGGGGCCGCGGCTGTCGCCAGCGCCGATCACGGTCCAGTTCGGCGCAGCGCCGGTGCCGGCGAAATTGTTGAAATTGTCGTAATACGCGAAGTCGGCGCTATTGATGGAGACGGCAGCAGACAGGGAGGCGGCTGCGGAGAGGGCCAAAAGGCTGAGGGACAGTTGCTTGCGCATATTGTTTTCGAGTTTGAGTAAGATGGTCGCATGTGTTCCGCACCTTTGCGGGACTTGAGCTCCTTTATCCACGGGGCGTGCCAGCTTGGGCCTTCCCACTCCCTAACTCACGGGTGGAAAATGGTTTAGCACCCGGGGTATTGCCCATCTTGAGACTGAGGTTCATGCAGAATGCTGCAGGGTGCCAGCCCGTTGGGGTGAGGATCTTGCACGTTGCGCGGGCGAGGGAGGGGATATTGGTTGACAGTTTTACTTGCTCTTCCCCCGCCCTTTGCACATCTTGTCTGGTTTCGGAACTTTCTTCCATCTAACTGCCGTGAGAGACGAATACATCAAAGCCGCCCAGAAAGTGATCCCGGACCCGAACATCCTCGTCAACGTGGTGTCCCGCCGGGTGAAACAGCTCAAGTTCGGCCAGCGCCCGATGGTCGAGTCCCTGGAGCGACTGAGCCCCGAAGACATCGCCCTGCGCGAAGTCATCGAAGGCAAGATCACCTACGAACTCTTCGAAGGCGAAGAAGACGAGGAGACCAACGAGGCTCCGCGCCTGTAGGCGACACCCCAGCTGCTTGAAGCAGGGCGAGCGTGCAGGCAGCACCCTCGCCCTTTTTGCGCTTACCCAGGCGCAACCCCAGAGAGAACGCATTTATGGCCCGCAAAAACAGCAAATCCGGTGAGCGGTATTGCGAGATCCGCAACAGCAAGGCTCAGCGCGACTACTTCGTGGACGAGACCCTTGAGGCTGGCCTGGTGCTGCAGGGCACGGAAGTGAAGAGCATCCGCGCGGGCGGTGCGCAGATCAGCGAATCTTTTGTGCGCATCGACCGAGGCGAGGCGATCCTCTACCACGCCAACATTCAGGAATACGCCTTCGGCAACTTCCAGAACCACAACCCCTACCGCCCCCGCAAGCTGCTGCTCCACCGCAAGGAGATCCTCAAGTGGGAGCAGGCGATCAAGGCAGGTGGGCTGGCGATCATCCCGCTCAAGATGTATTTCAAGAACGGCATGGTCAAAGTCCAGTTGGGGCTCTGCCGCGGCAAGCGCGAGTATGACAAGCGCGAAGACCTGAAGGAAGCCGTCGACCGTCGCGAGATGGACCGCGCGATCAAGGCTCACCTGCACCGCTAAGCCGCGATGGATGCCGAGCCGCGCCTGCACCTGGTGCTCTTTAACCCCGAGATCCCGCAAAATACGGGCAACGTGGGTCGCCTCTGCGCCTTTACCGACTGCCGCCTGCACCTGATCAAGCCGCTCGGCTTTACCATTACCGACCGGCACCTCAAGCGCAGCGGCATGGACTATTGGCACGAGCTGGATCTGCACATCCACGACGACTGGCAGGCTTTTCGTGCCAGTCCGTTGGCTCCACAGCGCCTCTGGCTCTTCACCACGCACGCCACGCAGACGTATTGGCAAGCCCAGTTCCAGCCCGGCGACGGCCTCGTCTTTGGCAACGAAGGCCACGGCGCGCCTGAATGGTTGCACGACGAGATCGGCCCCTCCCAACGCCTGACCTTGCCGCGCTTCAGTCAAAAGCCCCTGCGCTCACTCAACCTCTCCACCGCCGTCGGCATTGCCGCCTACGAAGCGCTCCGCCAGTTCGAGTTTGGGGCGTGAGAGTTTTGTGGTTTAGAGTTTCATCGAATGGACCTTGCCGCAGTGGCCTCTTCAAGAGACCCCCTTTTGCAGAGATCTCTGAAGGGGTGCTACTGCCGATAAGTTCACTCGGCTTCGCCTCTATTCCACGCCCAGACGCTCGGCTTCGTCGAAGATCGCGTTGCTGAGGTCGAAGCCGCGTACGGCTTCTTCGAGCACGAGGGAGCGTTCGTTTTCGGTCAAGGGCGTCTCGTCGATCCAGTTGCGGAACTGCTCCTTGTAGGCATCGAGATCGGGTATGTCGGCAAAGTTGTAGAAGTTGAGACCCACCTCGTCCGGCAGTTCGAATTGGCGCTGAATGGCTTGACCAATCATCTGACCGCCCGACATGTCGCCGAGGTAGCGCACGTAGAGGTGTGCCAACAGTGCGGCAGGAGTCTCGGCGGCGATTTCCTCCAGGTGGCGGGCGTAGTGCTGGCCTGCGTAGGGTAGGCTTTCTACCGGTTGCTCGCCGTCCGAAACGTCGGTGAGTTGTTCGATGTCCTCCGCCAGGGCCACTGCGCGGAAAAGCTCCGGGCGGACGAACTGCGTAAGGGCAGGGTGGGCCGAGTGTGTCCGTAAAGCGGATTCCAGGGCTTGGTAGGCTACCTGCAGTTCGCGCAGGTAGAAGATGTATGCGGGCAAAGACAGGGGGCCACGGATCAACCGTCTCACAAAGGGAGACCGTTCGGCGGCGCGGTGGGATTCCGCTGTCAAGGTGCGCAAGGCGGCAGAAAGCTTGACCGACGAAGAGGGCATCAACCTTACGGTAGATGCCCCTCAACAAGTGTCCAGCCTATATGACCTTACGGCTGCAGATTTGGAGCGAGCCACTTCTCCATTTCAGCGTAAGGCTTGTCCTTTCTCTCGGCATATTGCTTGAGCTGATCTTCGCCAATCAGGCCGACGTTGAAGTATTTTACGTCGGGGTGGGCGAAGTAGAGCCCGGAGACGGAGCCGCCGGGATACATGGCGAAGTTTTCCGTCAGCTTGATGCCTGTGCGGGCTTCGACGTCGAGCAGGTCCCAGAGGATCGCCTTTTCGGTGTGGTCGGGCGTGGCCGGGTAGCCGGCGGCAGGGCGGATGCCGCGATACTTTTCGTCGATCATCCACTGCAGGTGCGGATTTACCTCGTTGTGAGCCGAAGTCAGGTCGCTCGCGGTGGTAAAGCCTTCGCTCTCGCCGTAGCCCCAGAGGTCGCGCACGTCCTTGTGCAGCATCTCGGCAAAGGCCTCGGCCAGGCGGTCGCCGATTGCCTTGACGAGGATCGAGTTGTAGTCGTCGTGCTTGTCTTCGAAGGTCTTGGCGTATGCTTCGACCTGCGGGCCGCTGGTGACGGCAAAGCCGCCGCAGTAGTCGATCCGGCCGCTGTCCTTGGGGGCGACAAAGTCCGAGCAGGCGTAGTAGGGCATGGTGCCGTCGTCGTTGACCTTCTTCTTCTGCTGACGCAGGAAGTGGAACTTGGTCAACAGCTCGCGGCGCTGGGCGTCGCGGTATAGCTCCACATCGTTGCCTACGCTGTTGGCCGGCCAGAGGCCCCAGACGCCACGCGGCTGGAAGCGCTGGTTGCGCACGATGTCGTCGAGCATCTTGCGTGCGTCGGTGTAGAGGCGGCTGGCTTCCTCGCCATACTTCTGGTGGCTGAGGATCTTGGGGAAGACGCCCTTCAGCTCCCAGGTCCAGAAGAAGGGAGACCAGTCGATAAAGGTTGCGAGGCGTTCGAGTGTGACGTCCTTCACCTCCTGCAGGCCGGTGAGACGCGGGGTGGGGATGTCGACGCTGCCCCACTCGATCTGCGGGCGGCGGGCCTCGGCCTCTTCGTAGGTCATCAAGGTGTCGCCCTTGTTGGCCTGACGGCGCTCGTGCGAAGCGCGGTGACGGGCATTTTCTTCGCGGAACTTCGCAAAGGCCGCTTCGCGCTTGGCCGGATCTTTCTGGAGCAGGTCGTTGACGACGCCCACCACGAGGGAGGCGTCGGCCACGTGGACCACCGGGGCCTTGTCGTACTCCGGCTCGATCTTGACCGAGGTGTGCGCCTTGGAGGTGGTGGCGCCGCCGATCAGCAGGGGCACGTCGAAGCCGCCGCGCTGCATCTCCTTGGCGTTGTGGACCATCTCGTCGAGCGAGGGCGTGATCAGGCCGCTGAGGCCAATCGCGTCGGCATCGACTTCACGGGCCTTTTCGGCGATCTTGTCCCACGACATCATGACGCCGATGTCGTGCACCGTGTAGTTGTTGCACGAGAGCACGACGCCGACGATGTTCTTGCCGATGTCGTGCACGTCGCCCTTCACCGTCGCGAGCACAATGTCGCCGTTGTTCTGCTTGAGCTTTTCGACCGGCACGCCTTCGCGCTTGGCCTTGGCTTCCGCTTCGGCCATCGCCTTTTCCTTCTCCGCCTCCATGTAGGGCGTCAGGTAGGCAACGGCCTTTTTCATCACGCGGGCGCTCTTGACCACCTGGGGGAGGAACATCTTGCCGTCGCCAAAGAGCTGGCCGACGATCTTCATGCCGTCCATCAAGGGGCCCTCGATCACCTCCAGTGGGCGGTCGTATTGCTGTCGCGCCTCCTCGGTGTCGGCGTCGACAAAGTCCGTGACGCCGTGGCGGATGGCGTGGGCAAGGCGTTCGCCGACCGGAGCCTCGCGCCAGGCGAGCTTGTCGGTCGCCTTTTCCTCAGTCTTCTGCCCCTTGAACTGCTCGGCGTAGTCGATCAGGCGGTCGGTTGCATCGGGGCGGCGATTGAGCAGCACGTCTTCGATGTAGCCAAGCAGCTCCTTGTCCACGTCGTCATACACCGCGAGCATGCCGGCGTTGACGATACCCATGTCGAGCCCGGCGTGGATGGCGTGGTAGAGGAAGGCCGCGTGCATGGCCTCGCGCACCACGTTGTTACCGCGGAAGGAGAACGAAATGTTGCTCACGCCGCCGCTGACCTTGGCGTAGGGGCACACCTGCTTGATCTCGCGGGTGGCTTCGATGAAGTTGACCGCGTAGTTGTTGTGCTCCTCGATCCCGGTGGCGACGGTGAGGATATTGGGGTCGAAAATGATGTCGGCCGGGTTGAAGTCCAGCTTCTCGCGCAACAGGTCGTAAGCGCGCTTGCAGATCTTCACCTTGTCGTCCTTCTCGGCCGCCTGCCCCTGCTCGTCGAAGGCCATGATCACGGCGGCAGCGCCGTAGCGCTGGATCTTGCGGGCGTGCTCGAGGAATTTCTCCTCGCCCTCCTTGAGGCTGATGGAGTTGACGATCGCCTTGCCTTGGACGCACTGCAGGCCTGCTTCGATCACCGACCACTTGGAGCTGTCGATCATGATCGGCACGCGCGCGATGTCGGGCTCGCTGGCGATCAGGTTGAGGAAGCGCACCATGCACTCCTCGCTCTCCAGCATCCCTTCGTCGAAATTGACGTCGATGATGTTGGCGCCGTTTTCCACCTGCTGGCGGGCGATCTCGAGAGCCGCTTCGAAATTGTCTTCCTTGATGAGCTTCTTGAAGCGGGGCGAACCGGTGACATTGGTCCGTTCCCCCACCATGATGAAGTTGGCGAATAAATTCTGAGACATGAAAAAATGGGAATTATTTGGAACAGGAGTTTGCTGAGTAAAGGGAGCGGAAACCTTTAGATGTTTGGACTCCTTTTACTCCCTGAACTCCTGCTCGAATTTTGATTTACTGGATGACGCTGGCTTCGAGACCGCTCAGGCGCATGACAGGTTCGAAGCTCGGGATCTGGCGGACGGGGCTTTGCTTGAGGCGCTCGGCAATGGCTTTGATGTGGTTCGGGCGGGTGCCGCAGCAGCCGCCGACGACGTTCAGCCAGCCTTGGTCGGCGAATTCGCCCAGCACGCCCGCCATGTTGGCCGGAGTGTCGTCGTATTCGCCGAAGGCATTGGGCAGGCCCGCGTTGGGGTAGCAGCTGGTGTAGCAGTCGGCCAGGCGGTGGAAGTCCTCTACGTGCGGGCGCATGTCAGCTGCCCCGAGCGCGCAGTTGAGGCCTACGCTCAGGGGCTTGGCGTGCGCGATGGAGGCCCAGAACGCCTCGACCGTCTGCCCGCTCAGCGTGCGGCCCGAGCGGTCGGTAATCGTCACGGAGATCTGGATCGGCAGGCTGTAACCGAGATCGTCGAAGAGATCGTAGCAGGCAAAGATGGCGGCCTTGGCGTTGAGCGTGTCGAAGATCGTCTCGATCAGGAGCGTGTCGACGCCTCCTTCGACGAGGCCCTTGGCCTGCTCGTAATAAGCGGTCTTCAGTTGCTCGAAATTGATCGCGCGGAAGCCAGGGTTGTTCACGTCGGGCGAGAGCGAGGCCGTGCGGTTGGTCGGCCCGAGGCCCCCGGCCACGAACACCTGGCGGTCCGGGTGCTCGGCCATAAAGTCGTCGGCCACCTTGCGGCACAGCTGGGCGGCCGTCACGTTCAGCTCCGGCACCAGGTGCTCCAGATGGTAGTCTGCCTGCGAAATGCTGGTGGAGTTGAAGGTGTTGGTCTCGATGATGTCGCTGCCGGCTTCGAGGAAGCTGCGGTGGATGTTGGCGATCACATCGGGGCGGGTGATGACGAGCAGGTCGTTGTTGCCCTTGAGGTCGCCCTCATGGTCCTGGAAGCGCTCGCCGCGAAAGTCGTTCTCTTCCAGCTTGTAGCGCTGGATCTCGGTACCCATCCCCCCGTCGAGGAAGACGATGCGCTGGCTTAAAAGCTTGCGCAGGGCTGCTTCGCGTGCCTTCACGCGCTGGGCATTGGATTGGTCAGTCATAAATCATATCATCAAAATCTGATGATATGTTGTCAAGCGGGGCAGGTGGCAACCAACTGTCAATAGTGTCGCGATTTAGACGTTTGGTCAAGTTTTTACATTTTCGACGCAAAAGAAGTGTTGGACACGGGCTGGTACCCTCCCATACTTGGGGTTAGTTCATCGGATTCGGGGGCAAGGCTTCATGAACGACAGAAAATTTCTTGCACCGTTCCATGAACTCGGTACATAATCGTTACATCTTCCTTCTCAGGTAGATCAACTCTAACTACTCAATAGTTTATCCATGAAACTACCCCAATGTCTCGGTCTGTTTCGTTGGTCCAGTGTCGCTGCGGCTGTCGCCCTGCTTGGCTCTGCCTCCACTGCCAACGCCGAACTTTTCGCCTACGAAGGCTTCGATAACCCTACGCTCAATGCGCTGCCCACCTTTAACGCGCCTGATGCTACGGATCTGAGTGCGGTTGCTTCCAGTGGTTATGGCTTCAGTGGCGGCTGGACGCTTAACAACAAAACTCAGGTCGAAAATTCCAAGTATTACTCCGCCGGTCTGCAGTACCCGAGCAATTATCCGGGTTCGTTCACGGCTGTAGGTGGCCACGGGGTCAACGCAGCGGGCGGTGCCAATTCAGCTTTCCGCCTTAATTTCAGCACGGACACCGCTACTGCAGTCAACTCTGCCAGTAAGGTTTATATTTCTTTTCTGGGCCAGCGCCAAGGTCAGATCACTCCGGAAACGGGCCTCAACGGATTGGCCGCCCCCGGTACTTATATGAACCCTTACCCCCGCCCGGCTGGGTTCCGTATCCCGCATCAACCGACCAATAATGATAACGGCGCGTTGGGCTTGTTCGGCACCAACGGGAATAATGCTGAAAATAACGGCTGGGGCGCCTGGGGCTTCAAGGACGCCAACGGTGTTATGAGCGGGGCTGATGTTGATTCGGTGGACTTCATTGTCGCTGAACTCGATATGGTCACCTCCACCATCAGCTTCTGGGTAAACCCGCAGGTTGACGGTACGTCTGACGGCTACGTTAGCTTCGTTTATGCCGATGGCGGCGTTGTCCAGCCCATCAGCATGTATGCCTTTGGTGTGGAAGCTGGCAGCGGTAATGCTGAGCGCGCACCGGGCGAGTGGGCTTTCGACGAGATTCGTATTGGTGATTCCTGGCAAGATGTCGCTGGCTTCACGGTTAGCGGCCCAGTCGTGCCGGAACCCTCCACCTACGCCGCGTTTGCGGGCGTACTGGCGCTGGGCCTCGTGGTCTACCGCCGTCGCCGCAGCTAAAATCGGCTTCAGGTAAACAGGATTTTCAGCCGCTCTGTTCATCAGGGCGGCTTTTTTGTGCCCCAAATCAAAGGTCTATCGGGCCGAGCCTGGGCGCAACCCTTGGGGCATTTCGGCCGCAGGGCGCAGATAGAGCTGCCCTTGAGCGGTAAAAAGCACCACGTAGAGCGTCTCCGGGCGGGGCTCGATACTCACGCTGCTGCCGTAGATTGCGACGATGCCTTCCGTATCTTTGGCGGTGGCATCGTGGGCGTGTTCCCAGATCTGCGACCAGAATTGCTGGTTCACCCGCTCGGGCACGGCTGAAAACGCTTCCCGATAGCGTGAAGGAATGCTGGAAGTTTCATGAAATAAGTCCGCTCCTTCGGCTGGTTTTTCATCATCCCCAAATACGCGCCGCCACAGCAGCAGGGCCCGCTCTTCACCGTCCGATACCAACTGGTTATCGAATTTCACCACCACACCCTCCAGGTAGACTTGCCGCCCGAAGATGGTATGGGTCTCGGGCTCAGGCATCGCCTCCCTGCTCGCAGGCTCTTGCAGCACTACGCGCAGATGCGGTTCGGTAATCGTCGGTTCAACCTCCAGTGGTAGCACACGCAGGTAGGCGACCACCTCTTCCTGCTGCAGATTGCTCAAGGCGCGCTGCAAGGCCTGGTTTTCGTGCACCAGCGTTTCCAGCGTATGGGTGCCGGC
This genomic stretch from Verrucomicrobiota bacterium JB022 harbors:
- the glmM gene encoding phosphoglucosamine mutase, whose product is MKYFGTDGIRGAADSELLAPAFVRRFGRALALHLRDQHPHGLIHVVVGRDPRASGHAISQALMQGLAMPFIRICDCQVAPTPAVALAVKQLKAAAGVVVTASHNPASDNGLKLFAPGGVKWSEVEEAAFEARIDTLDEVSAGPLPPVYLHDARRHYRQFAEETLGAEALYGMVIALDAANGATALTTREVLESLGARVYAIGVEPDGQNINDGVGSEHPERLAEIVQEQNARLGIAHDGDGDRLVLVDEHGQIVDGDALLGLLARELKAQDRLAHDTLVTTSVSNLGLDLSLKAHGIKVVRVGVGDRLVFHEMQRHGYTLGGENSGHLIIGDRMMTGDGLGAALEVLKVMRRTGRPLSELARDIELLPQLKANLRVQEKVPLDQLPDYEAGIQQLEAALAGEGRILVRYSGTEPKIRLLVEAKDPAKAQQTFAALKELTAKHLKLV
- a CDS encoding DUF2905 domain-containing protein, whose product is MEPLGKAIVCLGLLLVVVGLVVWLAGGRGWLDWFGRLPGDVRFESGSTRVYFPVVTCIVVSIVLSLVMWLFRR
- a CDS encoding PEP-CTERM sorting domain-containing protein (PEP-CTERM proteins occur, often in large numbers, in the proteomes of bacteria that also encode an exosortase, a predicted intramembrane cysteine proteinase. The presence of a PEP-CTERM domain at a protein's C-terminus predicts cleavage within the sorting domain, followed by covalent anchoring to some some component of the (usually Gram-negative) cell surface. Many PEP-CTERM proteins exhibit an unusual sequence composition that includes large numbers of potential glycosylation sites. Expression of one such protein has been shown restore the ability of a bacterium to form floc, a type of biofilm.), producing MRKQLSLSLLALSAAASLSAAVSINSADFAYYDNFNNFAGTGAAPNWTVIGAGDSRGPGYLGRSDGTSELGGIYSYGSNGDFSFGMLPNEGYSASIRIGFTNNLSFTIDSYYVGFDAEHWHGNNGGKASNWKFNYIDPDGSTPNRNYSNLDYTASTDVPGGAAGDMPFDTTALGLNISDRPIAAGETIYFEFYFPEQTDGYEAQGISFDNFTFAIGSLDGVTIDYMSNIAIAQLAAVPEPRTYAILAGLATLGFVAYRRKRNG
- a CDS encoding DNA-directed RNA polymerase subunit omega; amino-acid sequence: MRDEYIKAAQKVIPDPNILVNVVSRRVKQLKFGQRPMVESLERLSPEDIALREVIEGKITYELFEGEEDEETNEAPRL
- the smpB gene encoding SsrA-binding protein SmpB translates to MARKNSKSGERYCEIRNSKAQRDYFVDETLEAGLVLQGTEVKSIRAGGAQISESFVRIDRGEAILYHANIQEYAFGNFQNHNPYRPRKLLLHRKEILKWEQAIKAGGLAIIPLKMYFKNGMVKVQLGLCRGKREYDKREDLKEAVDRREMDRAIKAHLHR
- a CDS encoding tRNA (cytidine(34)-2'-O)-methyltransferase, which translates into the protein MDAEPRLHLVLFNPEIPQNTGNVGRLCAFTDCRLHLIKPLGFTITDRHLKRSGMDYWHELDLHIHDDWQAFRASPLAPQRLWLFTTHATQTYWQAQFQPGDGLVFGNEGHGAPEWLHDEIGPSQRLTLPRFSQKPLRSLNLSTAVGIAAYEALRQFEFGA
- a CDS encoding biliverdin-producing heme oxygenase — encoded protein: MPSSSVKLSAALRTLTAESHRAAERSPFVRRLIRGPLSLPAYIFYLRELQVAYQALESALRTHSAHPALTQFVRPELFRAVALAEDIEQLTDVSDGEQPVESLPYAGQHYARHLEEIAAETPAALLAHLYVRYLGDMSGGQMIGQAIQRQFELPDEVGLNFYNFADIPDLDAYKEQFRNWIDETPLTENERSLVLEEAVRGFDLSNAIFDEAERLGVE
- a CDS encoding PEP-CTERM sorting domain-containing protein, coding for MKLPQCLGLFRWSSVAAAVALLGSASTANAELFAYEGFDNPTLNALPTFNAPDATDLSAVASSGYGFSGGWTLNNKTQVENSKYYSAGLQYPSNYPGSFTAVGGHGVNAAGGANSAFRLNFSTDTATAVNSASKVYISFLGQRQGQITPETGLNGLAAPGTYMNPYPRPAGFRIPHQPTNNDNGALGLFGTNGNNAENNGWGAWGFKDANGVMSGADVDSVDFIVAELDMVTSTISFWVNPQVDGTSDGYVSFVYADGGVVQPISMYAFGVEAGSGNAERAPGEWAFDEIRIGDSWQDVAGFTVSGPVVPEPSTYAAFAGVLALGLVVYRRRRS